CGTGCCGGCCACCTCGCACTCGCCGTAGAAGTGGCGCTGCGCGTGCGCGTACAGCGTGTCCTGGTACCCGAGCACGGCGCACCGGTACGCCACCGCGTGGTCGCCGCTcagcagcagcgccaccgcCTGCCGCCTCACCGCCCCCGCGCGGTTCTCCACCGTCATGTCGCGCATCATGAACCCGTCCGCCAGCACCGACACTGTCGCCGTGTCGAACGTCTTGAACCCGTCCTCGACGCTCCGCCGCCCGACGACCAGcgtctcgccggcgccggcgccgatgaGCATCAGGTTCGTCTTGGAGCGCCCGATCCTGACGTTCTCGGTGTACTCGCCGGCCTTGACGTAGATCACGACGCGGCGGCTGCCGTActccggcgccgcctccacggCGTCGCCGATGCTCAGGTGCGTCCCGCTGCCGTCCTGGGCCACAACCATGTCGGGCACGATGTCGGCGGCCGCAGCCACGAGGAGCCGGCGGTCGCTGTGTTTCACCCACCTTGGTGGGACGAAgccgacgtcgtcgtcgtcgtcttcatTATTGCTGGCGTCTAGAAGAAGCCTTCGGCGGTTGACGCCGGAGATGCCGCCGCCCAGCTCCTTGAAGATGGCGAGGCTGTTGCTGAGGTGCTCGCCGAGGTTGGTGAGGTACTCAAGCATCTGCGCCctgacgtcgtcgtcggcgccggcctGTTGAAGGCGGTCGTGGCACGTGTCGTAGTACGTGAGCGCCGCGCTGAGCCAGGTCATGACGTCGTCGTCGGtgtgcgcagcagcagcagcgtcagtCGAGTTcgcaggcgacgccgccgcgacggcgcgGACCGACCGCTCCAGGAGCTCGCCAGCGACGTCGAGCAGCTCCAGGCAGTCGGCGACGGCCGGCGCGCCCACGGCGAGCGCCGAGGCGTTGGACAgcgcgccggccacgcgccggcgCGTGGCGTCGAGCGACATGGGCACGAGGTCGGCGgcgtccccggcggccgccgcgcctggGAGTTTCGTGAGCTCGTTGGCGCACAGCGCCGGGTACCGCGTGACACCGCACGCGCGCGTGATGGCGGCCTCGGTCGGCCCCCGGCCCGCGGAGGGCGGGCGGTTACTCGGCCTCCGCACGGCGAAGATGGCGAGCGACACGGCGAGGCCGACGGCGAGCGCCACGCTGACGACGGAGACGAGGAtgagcaggcggcggcagcggttgCTCTGGGCGGCGCATCCGCGCTGAGACCGTGTCGGCTCCGGAGAGCCGAGCTTGATGGTATGGGCCATGCATGCAATGTGATGGAGTTGGCTAGCTCGATGGTCAGGATCAACAAAGTCCGATCCTTGCCTGGCAAATTTGTAGCTCGATCTGCTTGCATGTCACGGTGGATCattttgattgatttttttCATCAATCTACTAAAGATCAATCATCAATCAATCTATTCTATCGGGTGAGATGAGCTGCACATCTTCCTACCCCGCGCGTATACCCACCTTTCTGGTGAGCTAGCTGTAATCACGCAATATCCTAAAATATCCGGTCTACGAGTCCATGCTTATGCTAatcacaaatcaaatcaaatgttTCCTTGCATGCAAGTCAACCACGGATCGGGCATGCAAGTTTCCTTTCTCTACCAGATTCCATCTCAATTCGGGCACGCAAgtttcctttaatttctctaGCTACCAGATTCCATCTGAATCACGTCATGCATATTTCCTTGCATGCAAGTCAATCACGTATGAAGGCATGCAAGCTTCCTTTCTCGCTCTAGCTATTTCCATACCATCCGTTCAATTCATGGTCTCTCGAGACAACATTGACGTCATGCTAGCTATCCCTGCAAGCACCGGTCGTCGCAGCAGTAGCAGAGCAAGCAGCAGGGAAGACGAGGCTGACCCAGAACGTGCTGGAGCCGGAGCAGTTCTACGAGTGGACGACGAACTACGTGGACGAGAGCAAGGAGGCCGACGAGGTGGACCCTGGCTTCATTGTACTTAGCTTGACCCTGGCTTGATAGTCTCGATACAGCCCATGACATAGCTGCTCCAGCAATTACAATAGGAGGGATACTTGACAGCATTACAGATGCTAAAAGCCATCCTCTAGAGAAAGCAACTACAAACCCTCCAACAAATGTGGCAGTAAGTTGTAAAAACTTCCCGACCTGGAACACAACCAAAATAAATCGTTAGATAAAAAGTATGCTGCCTGCGTGATAGTAGGTTCAAAAAAGTATAGCAACAACCAGCATCACAAGCTGACAATGATATATTCAAGTTTCCATAGGTCTACCTTTTCATCTATTGCGTCTTGGATATGTATTGTATCACCAGACATCCTCTGAACCAATTGTCCGGTAGTTATCTCCTTGTCGAAAAATGCAATGTCTTGCCTCAATACAGCTTCGAGATAGAGACCTCGTATGCGAGCTGCTTGTCTTTCTCCGGTTATCATCCAGCATGCAACCTCTGATGAAACATTGAAAAACAGTAACACCTTAGTGCTAATCTATACTTGACAGTACTTCTGAAGCAGAGTACACATAGATGGTATTGGAGGTAGCTATTTTGCAGAAAATAATGGTTCTAGTAGCTTATTACACACTAGGTCGAATGTTTTCCTttcttagaaaaaaaaagacaatatTATTATGGGAATTCTACGTTTCAGTTCTGGACTCCTGGCTCCAGGAACGAAGATAATAAATAAGTTCATGACTTTCACACGATTAACATCAAAATCagataattatatttttttgaacCGAAGCCACGGCGGGCATGATCAGATGATCATGTCTTAGTTATTGGAAAGGAAGCTGCAATTGCAAGTGCCCACTCCATTCTTCATAAGTAGGCTAGGTGCTAAATCTCTTATCATTCCGTTCCATTCTGAAGGTTTAGAGGGCTCAGTGGTGACGCGGTCTGGAGGCTTCAAACTTCGACAAATGGTGCAAGAGCAGCGCTGACTACGATATTTGAGTTTACCATGTATGTACTACTACAGTACAATCCTAGCTGTGAACAAAATTTACAAATGGTGCTTGCCATGTGGCCCTAGGAGGGGTTCCATCGGGGAGTCAAAGCTTCATGCCGACGATCGAGGAGACCCCGGCGCGCTCCGACCTCATGCGGAGCTCCACCAGCGACGCGTACGCGCCATCCCTGGACGCCATCAGCTGCTCGTGCGTGCCCTGAGCGACGACCGCGCCGTCCCTCAGCACGGCGATTGCGTCGGCGCCCCTGATGGTGGACAGCCGGTGCGCCACCACGACGGTCgtcctgccggccgccgcccggtccAGCGCCTTCCGCACGGCGCGCTCCGACTCCGCGTCCAGCGCGCTCGTCGCCTCGTCCAGCAGCAGGATCCTAGGGTCCCGGAGCACGGCCCTCGCGATGGCCACGCGCTGCTTCTGCCCGCCGGACAGCTGGGCGCCCCTCTCGCCGGCGCGGGTGCCGTAGCCCTCGGGCAGCACCGAGATGAACCGGTGCGCATTCGCGGccttcgcggcggcgacgatcTCCTCCTCCGTCGCATCGCCTTGCTTCCCGTAGGCGATGTTGGCGCGGATGGTGTCGTTGAACAGGACGGGCTCTTGGCTCACCAGACCCATCTGCCGCCGCAGCCAGATGACCTTGAGGCCCTTCATGTCCACGCCATCCAACGTGACCATGCCGGAATCAGGGTCGTAAAATCTCTCCAGGAGCGCGATGATGGTGGATTTGCCACACCCGCTCTCACCGACAAGGGCAACCGTCTGCGGAAGAAGCATGAAACTTAAGTGCTTATCAGCCCTTGTACTGATCACAGTCGAAGGAATGAATGTTCACTTGTTCAGTGGTGTGGTACCTTCCCGGATGGTATCCTCAAGTTCAGATCTCTGAATATTTGCATTTCATGGCGGGATGGATATGAGAAACAGACGTGATGGAGTTCGAGCTCACCAGCAATGTCAACCAAGACCATGCCGTTGTCGCTGTTAGGATCGATCTTCGATTTACGATAAATAAGTGCAAAAATTGATGATGCTGATTCCTTGGCCTTGGCAGAATCTGAACCTAGCGCGCTTGTCTGTGAAACGCCTATGGTTGTCATGAGCAGAGCAAAGAACacctgcagaagaacacagcAGTTGGATGGTATATGCACAATGTAAACTAACTTGAAGTTAGTTATCTAAAGAGTTTGCTCACTCTGAATACTTCAGTGAATGTGGCTTTGCCATCAACCATAAACTTTGCTCCGACGTAGAAACATAGGGCATATGTAGAGTACAGGACGAAGAACGATACACCGAAACCCAAGCCACTGACAATGCCTTGACGGATCCCCTGTCGAACTGGAACTTTGCATTTTCCATTGTAAGTCTTCATCACCTTATGCTCAGCACAGAAAGAGGCAACAGTTCGAATACCGCTGACAGCATCATTTGCCACTTGAGTTGCTTCTTCATACATTGCCTACAGTCTAACATTCAGGAAAATGAAATAGC
The nucleotide sequence above comes from Panicum virgatum strain AP13 chromosome 3K, P.virgatum_v5, whole genome shotgun sequence. Encoded proteins:
- the LOC120700654 gene encoding pectinesterase-like; translated protein: MAHTIKLGSPEPTRSQRGCAAQSNRCRRLLILVSVVSVALAVGLAVSLAIFAVRRPSNRPPSAGRGPTEAAITRACGVTRYPALCANELTKLPGAAAAGDAADLVPMSLDATRRRVAGALSNASALAVGAPAVADCLELLDVAGELLERSVRAVAAASPANSTDAAAAAHTDDDVMTWLSAALTYYDTCHDRLQQAGADDDVRAQMLEYLTNLGEHLSNSLAIFKELGGGISGVNRRRLLLDASNNEDDDDDVGFVPPRWVKHSDRRLLVAAAADIVPDMVVAQDGSGTHLSIGDAVEAAPEYGSRRVVIYVKAGEYTENVRIGRSKTNLMLIGAGAGETLVVGRRSVEDGFKTFDTATVSVLADGFMMRDMTVENRAGAVRRQAVALLLSGDHAVAYRCAVLGYQDTLYAHAQRHFYGECEVAGTVDVVWGNAAAVLQNCTLRARRPMPGQKNTLTAQGRTDPNQSTGISLHRCRLLPAPELAAAAYPTPTYLGRPWKLYARVVYMVSFMAEHVAAAGWLAWDASGRAPDSTVYYGEYQNSGPGAAVAGRVAWPGLHVITLEAEAMEFTVGRFIDGDSWLPPTGVAFVAGLT